In Victivallis sp. Marseille-Q1083, the genomic stretch GTCGGAAATAATGGCGTTGATGAGTATGATATTTATGGTCTGAAAAAATGTTATCGTTGGATGCTTATCACCTTTTACAATGGACAAAAGAAAGTTGCGCCAGGACAAACTCCCGAGCCGCCATTGGATGAATTTAGTGCGGCTGTTGCTAATCAGCGATACACACCACCACCTGAAAATTCTAATAAAAGAAATCCAGATTTTCTTGGCAATGATCATCCGGTTAACCAACCATATCCGACTGGAACAATTTTCCATATTCGTAGAGGTAGAAAAAATAATGATCGGAGAGTTGTACGTGATACAGGTAAAGGATGGGCGATGCCACGTTCTCCTAAGAGTAGCGAAGGAGGTTTAACAAATAATGAAAGGTATGCTTTACCTAAAGGAGTAGATCCAGATGAGTGGCTTGATCTTTGGACAAAAAAACCCGATGGTAGAGATCCAGAATGGGATATTGTTATCTTAGAAATTGGAGAAGATTGCTCTTGCCCTTCGAAATGGAGTGAGAATGACCCGCCTCCAGAGCCGGATAATATGAAAAAATATAAAGAAGGGCAAAAAGAAAAGGCAGAATACGATAAGCGAAAGGCGACTGAGAGATGGAAAAAAAGAAACCCAGGCAAATAATAGTAGTATTATTGGAAATAGTTGTTTTTTTAGTGATTTTAGTTGCATTTATTTTCTTTTTGACAAAAAATAATGATGTGCCTAATATTTCACGTAAAAATGGAAACAGAGAGATTGCAAAAGTTTTGCAAGATGATGACAAGGTGGATAAAACTTGGAAAATATTTTCGCCGAATGGTGATTATTATTGTAGGGTAGAAGAGTTAAAGGAGCAAGGTGAAATAATTTCCTTTGGAAAACTGGGCCAGACCAAAGAAGTTTTTTTATTGCGGACCGAAAGATGGGCAAACATTGAATGGTCTGAACAAAATAGATGGTTTGTATTGTTAGACTGTAATGATGGTCATGTTACAGATTTATATGTTTATCATATTACAGATAATGAGAATTCCATGGTTGAGCTGGTTTATGCCTCGCCTGAGCGATGGATGTATGATAGACATTGGAGTCTTGAAACATGGAATTTTGAGGCAGGAACGATTTCTATAAAATGTGAATACGGTTGCGAAGGAAAAACTGAATGGAGGGAAAAATATTACACGATTCCTATTTTTATTCCTGATGCATGATAGTCATTTAAATTTATATATATTTAAAAATGATATGTAAAATTGTTCTGTATTGTATTTATTCAATGTCAAAAATACTAATTCTCTTATATTTAAAGTGAGATTCCTACTTATAACGACGTTTAGAGTGAACAGAGGATCTAACCGGTCATGGTGGCAGTAAATTTAAGGTTTTTAAGGAAGAAGGTAATAAATTGAAGAGGCTCCATGATGCAGATGAATATGGAAGATATTTTGAGAGATAAACATAAAGGTCCTGTTGGTCAATATATTTTACTGAAAAATTTAAAAGGAGTCAACCGATGATTGAGTCTGCGGAAGAATTTATTCGGTTAAGAGAAAGTGAAATTCCGGAGGAATATGTCCGTTCGGCGGAAGACGAATTGCCTTTAGAGATAGGTATGGAACTAGTAAAAAATTTTCCAGAGATGAAACAATGGGTTGTTATCAACAAAACAGTGCCAATTGAAATTTTGGAGTTATTAGCTGATGATGAAGATGAAAATGTTCGTTTTGAGGTTGCATCGAAACGTAAATTAACGAGGGATTTATTCTTAAAACTATCCAAAGATCCTGATGCAACGGTGCGGGGAAGGATTGTTTTTAATGCGAAAACTCCGATTGATATTCTGAGAGGAATGTACCCGGATAGCTGGGATCATCTCAATGAACCGCTAAGAAAACGCATAAAAGCTTATGAAGAAAAGATGAAAAAATAATTTAATTGGAAGATAGTAACTTGCATCGCACAAGGAAAATCGAGCGTAAATCTGTTGTATTTTTGTTCTGCCATTAAATGCTGATAGAACCTTGTGCGAATATGAGAATATCTATGACTATCTGAACTGTCGGATCAGGCAGAAGGTGATCCTGAAATCGGGAGCGACCGGCAGACGCAGTCAGAGGTCGCTTACGTCTACGACAGCTGGAATGTGGTGGGAGTCTACGACATCACGACGGCGGCGCCGACTTTCTAGAAGGGGTATCTGTGGGGCGAAGACCTCTCCGGCAGCCTGCAAGGCGCCGGCGGGGTCGGCGGGCTGCTGGCGGAAAAGCGCGGTGGGCAGACTTATCTGCCGGTCTATGACGGCAACGGCAACATCATGAGCTACCTGAATGCGTCGACCAAGGCCTCGGTGGCGGAATATGTCTACGACGCCTTCGGCCGCACGGTGTCATCGAGTGGCGCGGAGGCTGACAACTTCATCTACCGGTTCAGCACGAAGTCGATGGACGGTAACGGCCTCTACTACTACGGTTATCGTTATTACGATCCGCAACATGGAAGATGGATCAGCCGCGATCCGATCGAAGAAAACGGTGGCGTGAATCTGTATGGGTTCGTCGGAAATAATGGAATTAAGGCATATGATGTCCTAGCCTGAATGTTGCATGAAACTTTCGAATCGTCGAGAAATGTTCAGAAGATTCGGAAGTTTTTATTTTCAGAGTCGGATATTGTCGTTTTTTTGCAAATTGAGCATATTCCCCCTTTCCCCCGTTGTTGTTCGGCGAGCCGGTGACAGCTCTCCAAGGTTTTATTCCCAAGCGATGATTTTCGCAGCGATCAAGCGGAGGAGTTCCTGATTTGGACAAGCACTTGAAAGAGCAACATAAATTTTTCTGGTATTCCGCCGAATAATGGCACCGATTTTCACCAGGTATAAGCGAATGCTGCCGCAGGTAGCCTCGGCAAATTGAGTTCCTGTCAACAACAATGCCCGAAACCGTTCCATGAGAATATAAGCCAAACTTGAAAGCAGAAGCCGGAATTGATTTGCCGCAAAGTCATGGCAGCTCGTCCGATCAGCGAAAAGATCCAGCTGCTGTTCCTTGATCCTGTTTTCCATCTCACCTCGGGCGCAATAGACTTTTTCATAAAGATATTGTCCATCATCATCAAGATTGGTGACGATAAAACGATTATTCGGTCCGGGGGAGTTGAATTCCGCTTTGGCAATCACCCGGCGCGGGTATTTCCAAGTTCCTGCCGCATATTCGAACTGAGTAAACAGTTTTGCTTTTTCATGTGTTTCGTTGTAAAGTGCTTCCGCTTTCACTTGAAGATCTTTTGATAATTCCAGCAAACGTGGATTTTTCGCCAATCCGACAATATATTTGACCTCATTTTTATCACACCAGTTCAGCATTTTCTGCCGACAAAAGCCACTGTCTCCCCGGAAAATAATCTTAACCTTCGGCCATTTCTGCCGAAAGCGCTTTACCAGTAGCGAGAGAATCGCCCAAGCATGCTTGGCCGCATCAATTTTTGATGGACGCAAATAAGCCACAAGCAATTGATCCCCGCAGAAAACATACAACGGCAAAAAGCAATAGTGGTCATAATAGCCATGAAAAAAGCGATTTTCCTGCATCCCGTAAGCGAGGTCATCGGTAGCATCGAAATCAAGAATCAATTCTCGCGGCGGCGTGGAAAAACTTTCGATAAAGAATTCGACAAACAATCGGCTCAAATCTACGCAAGCACGACGATCGATTCCATTTTCGAATCGACATAAAGTGCTTGGAGTGGCGAGTTGACGATCACGACCGACAACAGTTTGAATCAGCGGATCAGTTCGCAATTCATGATGGTCATTGAGATCTTCATGGCCGGCAACCAAACCAAAAACTCGTTGACGAAGCATGCTCAGATAGGAATGTTCAACTTTTCCGGGCTGTCGAATATCAAAAGAATCCAGCAGGTTACCGGCGCGCCGGGTCAAACCGAGTTTGCGGTCGAATTCTTTCACAAAAAGCAACCCGCCGTCACTGCTGATATCTCCACCGGCGAAATTGAATTCAATTTTTCTGCTTTTCGGACCTTGAAAGAACGGAATCGAAACGTTACATTTTGTCATTGGCAGACCTCGGCGTTATATTGTCACGTAAAATATTACAATATAATATATTAGTCGAGAATCTGCCTCTTTGTTTTTGAAAATTTACGCAATATTCAGGCTAGACCGGGTTTTTCCCAAAATGCTGCCGCGGAGCGATTTTACCGCACTTCAGGCTGGCCGGCGGCCGGAACGGCCGCCGGCTCGATGACAAACTTGTCCCGCCGGTAAATGCGGTATTTTCGGGCGCTTCCC encodes the following:
- a CDS encoding RHS repeat-associated core domain-containing protein gives rise to the protein MSYLNASTKASVAEYVYDAFGRTVSSSGAEADNFIYRFSTKSMDGNGLYYYGYRYYDPQHGRWISRDPIEENGGVNLYGFVGNNGIKAYDVLA
- a CDS encoding IS1380 family transposase; translation: MTKCNVSIPFFQGPKSRKIEFNFAGGDISSDGGLLFVKEFDRKLGLTRRAGNLLDSFDIRQPGKVEHSYLSMLRQRVFGLVAGHEDLNDHHELRTDPLIQTVVGRDRQLATPSTLCRFENGIDRRACVDLSRLFVEFFIESFSTPPRELILDFDATDDLAYGMQENRFFHGYYDHYCFLPLYVFCGDQLLVAYLRPSKIDAAKHAWAILSLLVKRFRQKWPKVKIIFRGDSGFCRQKMLNWCDKNEVKYIVGLAKNPRLLELSKDLQVKAEALYNETHEKAKLFTQFEYAAGTWKYPRRVIAKAEFNSPGPNNRFIVTNLDDDGQYLYEKVYCARGEMENRIKEQQLDLFADRTSCHDFAANQFRLLLSSLAYILMERFRALLLTGTQFAEATCGSIRLYLVKIGAIIRRNTRKIYVALSSACPNQELLRLIAAKIIAWE